The Xiphophorus couchianus chromosome 3, X_couchianus-1.0, whole genome shotgun sequence genome segment GAAGGGTCCGATAATCGCATCAACCCAGCCAGGCTGTCAGGAAAACTGGGAGGTCATGGTCCATGTGGCCGCCACATCTCTGTTAAGATGGAAAGAATAAAGGTAGAAGCTGTGCGAGTATTTCTAATTTTGCAGCATGGATGCTGTGAGATACCTTTGTGACCtgtagttttatatttaatttcttatgaACAGGTCCTGACTGGATCTGAGGTGGAAAGTGACTATCCAGGGTCACAGACTATCGACACCAGAGTGGTGATGGGTGAAGAGACGCtacacaaaacaacagaagtcATGAAAGGAAAACTCACCACTGAGCTCAAAGCTCAGGCCATCCCTTTGCCGTATCTCCCAAGTTTTCCATGTCCTCAACTGCagactaaagaaataaaacaggaaaccaaCAATGAGGAAATCCAATCACAAATTCCCCAAAATCCAGAGAATCAGGAAACACAACATGTACAGGCCTCAGTTACAAACACTTTTCCCTCCTCTCCGAAACCAATCACAACTGATGACGAAGTAACAGGCAATGAGAAAGACAAAGAGACCCTCTCTGTAGATGAAGTGCCTTCACTCCCTGTTTCAGATCTGTCTTGTCCAGTTGCTCTATCCTTCACTGAGCCAGCCTGTCCTGTTGACCCCCTACGAGTTGGCATTCCCTCATCTCTTGACCCAGAACTTTACTACACCGCTCCATCCACTCCAATCAAAATGGTCACCCGCTGTTCGCACCTTAAACATCATTCCTACCCTGGCTCCCCCGCATCCCCTCTTTCTCCTGGTTCTCCATCTGACAGTGAGGACCTCTGTTCTCCTCTCACTTCTCCATCTGGCTCTTACATTACAGCAGAGGGAGGCAGTTGGGCATCCTCTTATACATCCTCCACCTCCCCATCCACTTCTCCTAACTTGCTCCTTGTGGAAGAAACGCAAGAGGCGCCTGCTTGCTTTGTGAGTTCATTGTCAGAAATTGGAGATGAGGTTACAGAGGAGAAGGCTCGATCAGCCCCAGAACCAGAGAACGATGGGGCCGGAGACTTCAGCTTGTACCATCCTAGCGATTTTGTTATAAATTCACGGATAGGTATAGCAGACACAGTGATTCCTGAGGAAGATGAGACTCTAAAAGGGGAGGAGGTCAAGATTTCCAGGGAAACGTGTCGTCCGTGCTGGGTGACTGAGAGTGCACTCCCTATTAGAAGCAGTAGCAGCAGTGACTCCCAGGATGATGAAGGGGAATCAGAAAGTTCATTTTACCCATTAGAGGAGCACACTGTTGACAGAACAGAGTACTCTAGGCACATGCAGACAGGCCTGAGACTAAATCTGGAGGGATGTTTATCAGAAGAACATTATAGGCAAATGGAGGCCAACCCAGATATTTCCCCCACCACCTTGACCCCTGATACAGAGAACATGACTGTGGCATCCTCCAGCTTCAGCCCAGATTCACCGCTGCTCCCCACGGATGCCTTCTGCCCTGGAGCCTTTGATAGGCTTGGCCCAAGCTCCTTCATACTCTCGCAAGCTGCATGTCCTGATGATATACCAGATGATGAAAGGATGATACCTGCCTCCCTCATCTCATTTCCCCTTCACACTAGCCTAATCTTCAAGGCTGACTCAATGGAAATCACCCTCTTccccacagaagaagaaaatgacataGATGTCAAtgacagaaatgaaagaaaggaTGTTGATGCATATGCAGcaggagaggaggaggcagatgtagaggatgatgatgaagatgatgaagaggatCATGATGATTACAATTATAATGATCAGATCGCTGACTCCACACCTGAGAGTGAAGGGGAAGATAAAGTTGAGGATGCAAACATGCAACACGAGGAAGCTAAAGTAGAGGTAAAGGTtgtggaagaagaggaagaagaggaggaactAGAAGAAGATGACAATGTGTGTGATAGCAAAGCTATGGAAGATGAGGCTGAGGACAGCTCAACTTCTTTCCTTCATTCACTTTCAGAAACATCAATCAATGAAGGGTTGGATGAATCTTTCTGCTTCCAAGATGATACAGATGACTCTTTAGATTCGGCCTCTTATAATGGGGAGGAAGATGAACGTTTATACAGCACTGAGAGGCATGCAGAATCCCTAGAACCTCTACCCGCAGATGGTTCAAATCTAGCTGAAATCCAACCAGAGGCTGAACAGGGCTCTTTGAACACACAACTATACATGGACACACAAGTGGATCAGTCTCAATCTAACCATCAGTCTAAAAGCTCTGTAGCCCACCCAAAAGGTAGCGACTTAGAACCAACACCCCTGGAAGTGCCTATATGCCCTGAACACCAACCTGATCCTGATGTCAAATCTACCATTAAAACAGATGAAACTAAAACCTCAGATAACCCTGCACATAACCAGCAACCAGTTCAAACTTCAGAACAACTTGTTGAGAATAAAGGGAAAAGCCAGATAAGTATTGGTGCTATTTTAAACCCTTTTGTGGAGCCTCAAGAGAATCCCTGTTCTAATCTATTCACTACCCTTGCTGCAGTTCCTGCATCACCTGCTTCTGAAACTGATTACATCAATGTTTCTCATTCTACCACGTCTGTGGAGGAGAATACAAAAGATTTACCTGAGGAAAATCCTAAGATGAAAGTTGTTGCCTTGAAACTACCTTGTGATCAAACTGAGCACACAAAAGAACCTGAAAGGGACTCTTTCAAACTGCTTATAAAGCCTCGTCATGGCCATTCTGAAAGTCAAAGAACTGTTGGAGCAAGCAGAGTTGCACTGTCAAAGTCTTTCTGTGGTAAATACGATGTGCCGGTAGAAGGGAGATCTGTGTGTAGGTCAGGTCCTAATAGCAACTCTGATACCAAGGTTGGCCAAAGTACTGAGTATGCCCCAGCTGATTCTGAAAGTGTAGAGTCTAAATCAAGTGACTCTTCTCCACCACTGAATATTATTACTCCTACCAATGACTTGAATAAGGGTGTTCTTGTTCTGTCCTCTCCTAAAGATTCAAATTCCAATCCCAGTAATATCCCTGTTTCTACTTCCACAGAAATCATTTCAGAACTTGGTGACAACTTCACCTTGACACCTGAACATTGCCCGAGAGACTCTTCCCTGGAGAACCTAAGCGAGAACACTTTGGGTACAGATGACGGGGTCCTAGGAGCTGTTGGATCCTTACACTCTCCCCTTGCAATATCTCCCAAAAGAGAAAATTCAGAAACAGATACAAGCAGAGATGTCGTCCCTGAATCTGGGGCATGGTGTGATGCCAGGGTGGGTTTGGGGCTTGGCCTGGGATTTGGGTCAGGGTCTGAGTTTGGTGTCTGGGGAGCAGGTGAATCACTGTCTTTGTCCCTGGGTAAGAAGTATGAATTAGAGGCAGAGAGTCTTCTAATGTGTGATACAGAAGGCCAAAGGACAGAGACGGCTTTGGTTTCTAATATGAGCAGCGAACTGTGTGAAAACTACGACAATGTTCTCAGTTCTATTCTGGATGAGGATGATTACAACAGTGAGAGTGGAAAGAATGTCCAAATGTTGCATAAAGAATTGGTTGAAGAGGGGATTTCTGAGTCCAACCTCGCTCACTGGAAATCTATTGAAGAGATTTCAGAAGCAGGGGGAGGAGAGGACGGAAGTGCCAGGTTTCCAGAGGACATTAGTAATTTGAATCCAGACAATGATAACAATAACAAGGAAACACAAATGCAAGACAACTGGAAGAGTTCAACTGACTTTGAGTGCTTGAATGAAGGCATGTATGGGAGTCTGAATGCTCTGTCAGATGAAATGAGACACCAGAGTGTCAGTGTCATTATTAAAGACTCTGTGTCTAATATTCCACTTGAAGAGGTGCCTCTTCAGACTTCTGACAGAAATCCTAaagaacaaaaaccaacagaGTATCACATAAACCAAGCAccagacacaaaacaaacactatTATTCAAAGATAGAGTTTGTATTGCCTCATCTGACACTCAGCCTAATGGAGCTGCAAAACTCAAAAACCCTGATTCACCATGTAAAGCTGAGTCAAGATGTGATTCTACTACACAGTATCAGTCAATCTCTTTAGGGAGTAATGCATTTTCTTTGCCAGAGGGATCATTTGGATCTTTCCCTGCAAAATGCACATCTAACATCGCCAGACTGAGAAGCACCTATAAAGATGGCACAGATTTGTCACATCAGCGACACAACCAAAAGAAATGTGATGTCAGTGCTGAAATTACCAGAAGTACGAATGAACCAAAGACTAAAGATGCTTTGTTAGGAAAGCATGGTGTTGTTTGTAACTCATGGGAGGAAGGGGTGgaagtcaaacaaaaacaaaggagtgatgaaaaaaataaggtGGAAGAACGTCAAAATAGGTCCTCTTCTGCACTGAATGACTCAGATCCCTTTGAGAGGCTCACACAAAATGTTGGACCTTGCACAGATACCCAAACTGCCTCTACAAAAGGGAAGAGAAGGAAGCAGAATAGAAATAGGGCATCTCAGATGGGTGGTCTTAATGACTTTAGCCCTGAGTCTGTTCAAGAACCAAAGAAAGCTCCTGCTCTACCAAACATTTCAGGAGATGGATACTCAGACTGGGTTACACACATTACTAAAACTAAGACAGACTACAATGCTAACAACTTTTCATCCTCTGACTTTCAGCAGAGGACATCTGGACTAGACAAAGTTGAATCTGTTGCACAGACGGAGAGGCATAATCATGGCAGTcctgatgaaaaagttttaggaCAAGAACAATGTAATTTAAACAGAGGTACGAGAGATAACCTCAGTCCAATTATGGCAACGAACCAAGATTTACAGCAGAAACAAGAAGTACTTGATAACAGACCATTAGCTGATAGTCAGACACAAATTACTGTGGACCTTAATGATAACAACATAGATACAGGTCCCAGCAAACCTCAGAAAAATATCTCATACGCTCAGGCTACAAGATGCCCCTCTTCCTCCCTACCTTGTGCCTCAACAGAGTCAATGGATGGCCTTTCCACACCTGTTCAGGAATCCCAATCTGTTATTTCCATGCAACAAGAATCTTTACAGTCTATGACTCCTAAGTCTGCTGGTTCTGAAATTTCCTCCAACAACAGCCCCCCAGAGGTCACTGATGTCTGTTCAACACCATCATCTAAAAGTGTCTCTTCATCCAAATTGCCCACTGTCATGCCAGTAATCTTGTCCCAAGCTACCCAAGAAACTGGAAATCTAGATTCAGTAGTTGTTCCAGAAGCGTCATCTCATCAAAATTCAGAGTCTACTTTCAACACCCAGTCTCGGAAACAGATAAAGGAAGGTTGTACTTGGTTCCCTCAAGACATTTCCAGAGGTGAGTGAAGACACTTGAAATTTAAATTTCCTTGGCCCTGTACTTATAGGCAGtcttttttcagaaaagagGGAAACAAAATCGTCCTCTGGCCTGATGTGTATGaattagaaaatgttcaaatggtTGTAGAATATGCATATTAATGAATTTGTTCCCTGTAAGGTGCTAGTGCGACTGAAGAAGAATCGGACAAAAAGCATGATGGCGGACGGCTGCAGCGGGGTCACACGTCTAAGCCTAGGGAAGCTGAGGAAGACAGAGATGGATCAGTGAAAAATGAGTCTGACCCAGCAGATCAGCGAGAAATCCAACCCTTCTCTAATCGCCAACCAACTGGCAGACAGTCAGGCTGTTCAATCACTCATAACCTCAACATTTGTGAAGAGATTGATCtatctgttaaaaataacaGTGAGTTTCTTTCTTATGTTTCCTATTTCTCAAGTGAGATAAAGAGATACCCAGATTTCCCTTAGTTTTCTGCTGCACACCCAGACTTTCTGTCTGCCTTTGGTTTTGTTGATGCTAGTTTAGTTGAATGTTAATAATTACATAGCACTGATAAGGCAAAGAACTGGTTTAAATGGCATTATATATCTAGTTTGCACCACTgtgacagaatatttttctgGGACATGTTGCCTTTAGGTTCCACTGTGGCTTCCTGTAATGAATCTGAGAGTGAAGGTTCGATGCCTGATCTGGAAGAGCTAGAGCCTCTGAGACCATCAGAACCACCGGTAAGTCCATCTAAGGGCTTTATAAGCGAAAATAATTTCCTTGTTTGTTATTGTGTTATGaagcaaataaatacagaatacCATAAAACAACATGGGCttacaacaaaaaagacacacaGAATTGATCAAATATTATCAGCAATTTTAACAAACCCATCATTACAAATTTTAACTATTCTAGAATAACATTATTTATTCCttagaaaactatttttggACAATAACAAGAAATAGTTATTGGGGCACAATAACTAAGGGAGGAGACAGTagaggaaagaagaaattaaTACAGTTTGTCAGTATCACATTTTTCATTactagaaaatatttgatcCGAACTCCATACGGTTTCAGACTTTTCCAGGCCTTCCGGATTGTGTAGGAgctctgtaaaaatatttgatttgctTGTCCTGGGACTGCATATATAAATTAGCAACTGTCTAAAAATCCAATGTAAAGCAACAGTTTAGATATGAGCTTGTGTACTCCCTATGTGTTGAgataaaagacaataaacataaaaaaatatacagttaaaTCAAAGTTTGAAAAACTCTAACATATAATCAAATTACCTTAACTTAGGTCACAGTATGCACTTACATTTTCCTGCTCTTGTCCTGCAAATCTTAAGGTATCAATGTTTGATTTAGCTTTGAAAGCTCAATATAGACTATTTTTGATTGCAAACTGCAATCAAAAATTGCAATTTGCAATTTTTGCAAGCAAAAATTGTAGTTTGCCTATTCCTTGTAGTTGTTACTACAAGGAAAAGGCCAATCACTTCCTATTggctcaaaatgaaaacaataatttttcttattaacAAATCCAACATTTTGTAATGAAACTAATTATCAAAACTCAAAAGCTttataagatttttaaaagtaaacattactgattttgtctttcagtgcgtttctgctgcagatgatggattgaacagacCAAAACAGAGCCGCAGTGAGAAGAAAGCACGAAAGGTCAGAGTGATGCTTGTATAGATGTGTGTAAAGCtgtgatcaaatattttaacagtgataaaaaaaaaaatgttattgcctcagttttcacattattttaacaatattgcACGCTAGGATCAGATGCATATTAATAGTTAAGAGCTTACAAAGTTTACcttaaactgcattttgtcCTCACAAAAGTTATTTGCTCATTATGATTGTGTCATGAAGGCAAGTGAAGCAGGAAACTCTCAGTGTGCCACTTCTTAATATGTTCCCTCTCCTTTTAAAAGGTTCTCCAAATCTGTCAGACTCTATTGCCCTCAGTCCTCTTTGGGCGACTCCAGATATGTTTAGTTCTATTCTTGGAGCCACAAATTCCTTTGGTGAAAACATGTGATTTTGTAATATATTTGGGCCGACCGTGATGCTGAACAATGAAATCCATCTTCATATGGAAGGTTTTGGATCAAAACTGTCTGGTTTTTGGATCTGTTTATTATTGCATTCatgttgacaaaaactttgttCAATTTAAAGAAAGGCAACCCCAGAACATGATACTACCACCAAGTTTCACGACATGTAACATTAATTTTacaatgttgcttttttgtgcCGATTGTCATTCATCAACACATTCATCAGGGTCATTTTTATACAATTGATTTTTAGGTGTGTAAGGCATTGATCCAGctctttaataaaagttttatgtttcttcctaataaatttgtttgtttttaagtcaaattGCACAGGTTGCTGGTCAAGTGAAAAATTGGTCATCAAAGTCGTGGTTTTTAGATCACAAACACCTGCCAATTATACAGGGATGTATGCACGTTGAAGATCTACAGTGTATGATGCAGCtaactgttttagtttttatttttattcaagtttaaGATGTAAGTTTAAATGAAACCAGTAGTTATTTAAGATCCTAACCCTGAAACTCTGTCTGCAGGCGATGTCTAAACTGGGTTTGAAGCCAGTCCATGGTGTGACCAGAATAACTATCAGGAAGTCCAAGAGTATCTTGTTTGTCATCACCAGACCAGATGTTTTCAAAAGTCCGATGTCTgacatttatattatatttggAGAAGCAAAGGTAAAGCTTTTGTGTCTCGATCATAAAATCATCTTTATATTTCCATCTTCTAACTATTCTCTTCAATTCTTCTTTTCTGCAGATTGAGGACTTATCTCAGCAGGCtcataaagcagcagcagagaaattCAAGGTGCCTGTTTCCCCCTCTCCGTTAGCCCCACCTGTCCCACCAAGTCTAACTATCAAGGAGGagagtgaagaggaggaggaagaggtaaATAAAATCAGTCTTGTCAAACTGGCAAGGATGTTTCACTGAATCTTGAATGCAACATTGCTTGCTTTATTCCTTTCTGCACATCAGGTGGATGATGGAGGTCTGGAGCAGAGAGACATCGAACTGGTGATGGCTCAGGCCAATGTGTCACGAGCCAAGGCCATCCGCGCACTCAAACACAACAAGAACGACATTGTGAATGCTATCATGGTAAGGACAAAGGAGGGATGGTGGAAGGAGGAGCCAGCTGGGAGAGGGCGGGCAAatggtaaacaaaacaatgagtcATAGCCAGAGAGCGGAGGGGGAAAGGGAGGAGGTTGATACgagaaaacagaacacaaattaatttaatcccAGAGTTGTAGTTGAGAAACTGCTTTGTTGTTAAGTTCTatgtccactagatggcagcaatGGTTAATGCTCAGTTTAATAACACGTACATTTCTTTcttgattttcttgttttcctgcattgtttcaatttttgttctttatttttcctcataGGAGCTGACCATGTGAGTGAGCACTGAGGACAGTTTGATTCCCAGCTCCCTTGTTCCTGCCTATAAAGCCTAAATACTGCGTACTCTTCTGTATCGCTGCTGCTGTATGTTGCATCCCCACTCTGCTAAATAAAGTCTAAGACAAGTTCCAGTGTGGACTCTGACAAAATACTGAGGATTATTACTATGAAGGGACTAAAAACCGACCCACATTTAGAAAAATTGGGAAAAATTGGTGCCTTGCAGTCAGTATTTTGTCACGTTTAAACCgcaaaacaatgtattttatggGGTTTTTGTGTGATGGACTCAGTATTGTGCAACTATAAAATGGAATGGAAAGGATATTTGgcttaaaaattatttccaagcctaaatctgaaaggtgtggtgtGCATATAGATTCGGGCCTCTGAGTTAATGCTCTTCATTCATTACAATTCTAGCCAAAACGGAGCATGCTTCTACCAGCTTAACCAGATAGTTTATTCACGTTTTGGTAATAATTGTTGCTATAGGTATTGATTTGAACATACTTCAATCTGAAGTCTGAACTTGGAGCTGGGCTTGACATTGCGGCCAAGGAAACAGTGCTACAGTTAAGAAGTCAGGATTTCAACACAGCTGTGCCCAAATAGATAGCTCACAGTACCATTTTAAGTAatcattttaagttttactttcCACAAGCAAAcaccacttttaatttgttcagtaaaGAGTTGAAGGCGCTACATATAAGATTAATTTTAGATCTACTCTTAGAAGTGTGTCTTGTATAAATATTTCCACCACAGTGCTAGTGTGAGAAATGACCGCATTGAAATCCGGCCACAAGGGGTAGCTGTGAGTTTCTTACACTTTCTGACTTGGAGATCAGAATTATCGAGTTCTGACTGCAAATGAAAAGCGACATTTCACCCGTCTCAAGTGTTTTACCTcctttaacaggttttcttccggAACTGTCCTGTGTTTAGCTTAGATGGAAAACAACCCCGCAGCTTGATGTTTCCAACACCATGTTTTACAGTTGAGTTCTTCCAAAACAGAATGATTTGTATGCAggaccaaaacattttattttggtttcatttgtgCTGAGagcctttatttcttgtgttCCCTAAATGGCTTGTAGGAAACTTTAAACTATACTActtgtgactttattttaactGCTAACTTGCCAGTCTTTCACAAAAGGTTTGTATAATGTATGACAAAATGTTCTGAGCAGTGCATCCCTGCAGCTCCACAGGGAAACTACAGTTTAGACCACGTCTTGGTAGCTTTGCATTTTCcgtttttttccacttttccatTCTTGTCACTCAAATgttcaaataatgttttataataatcTAACTCTTCTTAAACTTCACATCTTTCTGAATAACATGCCTGCCATGTTCCTAGACTTTTGTTATGATCTCtgttaatgttttctaacaaatcTCTGAGTCCCTTGCGAAACAGTTTGAGTTATGCCGGCATTAAATCAGACAAAGGTGGACTAGATTTATTAATTAGGTGACTCCTGCAGGCAATCTGTTTAGCTACATTTTGTTAAGAGACGTCTGAGTAAATGGGGCTGAATGTAAAtttatgccacacttttcagattttagtttgAAGCAAGTTTATAAAAGTTGACCTTTTCCCTTCTATTTCACTAATTTGTCATGAGTTCTGTTGGACTATTAcataaaactccaataaaatacaaGGTTTGTGGACATTATTGCCTTCGTAAAGCACTGCATCTATTCTTTTCTAATGCTATTTCAATGCAAGTTAAAGTCAATATGCTTGCTttaaagcatatatatatacacaaccAAAACAGACTCTGAAAATATTAATAGAACATTTGTGTAGTCAAAAGCAAACTGACTAGACATGTTGAGTTATCATAAAGTCACTATGCGTTTTGTTATGACAATCTTTCAGCTTTATTGTAAAAAACAAGTtagaatataaaaaacaacacaagccCTGTCTTCTTTAACAAGAAggggcaataaaaaaaagaacattccTAACATGTACAGTCATCAACTTCAAATCCAGGTAATATGTCAGCCTGTCGGTGACCATTTCTCTATATCAactcatttttacaaaaaggagaaaaatacatgaaacgATACGTTAGTGTACAATTTAGAAGAAAATGGTGCTTAGACAGCAAAAATCTACAGTTACAAAATGTTAGGCAATTTGAACACTCTGCCCTGTAAAGGTCTTTAGAgtgtgttttatcttttaaaattctACAATATCGCAGTTTGGGTTTTTAGCCAGCACGTTGTATGTGCCGTTGTATTCTCCAGAGCTCTGCAAGGGAGACAGCTTTTCCCCTTTAAAGCtaagcaaatgtttttgggCCTCGAGTAAAGTCCAGGGAGATCAATATTTCTTCAGAAGCCAGTTTTAGATGGGAGGACA includes the following:
- the nacad gene encoding uncharacterized protein nacad, coding for MPGESTHRSVPDDKHRDLGSEETGLPGPGMVRHPSTDSPPSDSGSSPNDSGSSPSPSTPQKLLPGSTSPFGPRVFHMKPSSSGTPRPQPEGSDNRINPARLSGKLGGHGPCGRHISVKMERIKVLTGSEVESDYPGSQTIDTRVVMGEETLHKTTEVMKGKLTTELKAQAIPLPYLPSFPCPQLQTKEIKQETNNEEIQSQIPQNPENQETQHVQASVTNTFPSSPKPITTDDEVTGNEKDKETLSVDEVPSLPVSDLSCPVALSFTEPACPVDPLRVGIPSSLDPELYYTAPSTPIKMVTRCSHLKHHSYPGSPASPLSPGSPSDSEDLCSPLTSPSGSYITAEGGSWASSYTSSTSPSTSPNLLLVEETQEAPACFVSSLSEIGDEVTEEKARSAPEPENDGAGDFSLYHPSDFVINSRIGIADTVIPEEDETLKGEEVKISRETCRPCWVTESALPIRSSSSSDSQDDEGESESSFYPLEEHTVDRTEYSRHMQTGLRLNLEGCLSEEHYRQMEANPDISPTTLTPDTENMTVASSSFSPDSPLLPTDAFCPGAFDRLGPSSFILSQAACPDDIPDDERMIPASLISFPLHTSLIFKADSMEITLFPTEEENDIDVNDRNERKDVDAYAAGEEEADVEDDDEDDEEDHDDYNYNDQIADSTPESEGEDKVEDANMQHEEAKVEVKVVEEEEEEEELEEDDNVCDSKAMEDEAEDSSTSFLHSLSETSINEGLDESFCFQDDTDDSLDSASYNGEEDERLYSTERHAESLEPLPADGSNLAEIQPEAEQGSLNTQLYMDTQVDQSQSNHQSKSSVAHPKGSDLEPTPLEVPICPEHQPDPDVKSTIKTDETKTSDNPAHNQQPVQTSEQLVENKGKSQISIGAILNPFVEPQENPCSNLFTTLAAVPASPASETDYINVSHSTTSVEENTKDLPEENPKMKVVALKLPCDQTEHTKEPERDSFKLLIKPRHGHSESQRTVGASRVALSKSFCGKYDVPVEGRSVCRSGPNSNSDTKVGQSTEYAPADSESVESKSSDSSPPLNIITPTNDLNKGVLVLSSPKDSNSNPSNIPVSTSTEIISELGDNFTLTPEHCPRDSSLENLSENTLGTDDGVLGAVGSLHSPLAISPKRENSETDTSRDVVPESGAWCDARVGLGLGLGFGSGSEFGVWGAGESLSLSLGKKYELEAESLLMCDTEGQRTETALVSNMSSELCENYDNVLSSILDEDDYNSESGKNVQMLHKELVEEGISESNLAHWKSIEEISEAGGGEDGSARFPEDISNLNPDNDNNNKETQMQDNWKSSTDFECLNEGMYGSLNALSDEMRHQSVSVIIKDSVSNIPLEEVPLQTSDRNPKEQKPTEYHINQAPDTKQTLLFKDRVCIASSDTQPNGAAKLKNPDSPCKAESRCDSTTQYQSISLGSNAFSLPEGSFGSFPAKCTSNIARLRSTYKDGTDLSHQRHNQKKCDVSAEITRSTNEPKTKDALLGKHGVVCNSWEEGVEVKQKQRSDEKNKVEERQNRSSSALNDSDPFERLTQNVGPCTDTQTASTKGKRRKQNRNRASQMGGLNDFSPESVQEPKKAPALPNISGDGYSDWVTHITKTKTDYNANNFSSSDFQQRTSGLDKVESVAQTERHNHGSPDEKVLGQEQCNLNRGTRDNLSPIMATNQDLQQKQEVLDNRPLADSQTQITVDLNDNNIDTGPSKPQKNISYAQATRCPSSSLPCASTESMDGLSTPVQESQSVISMQQESLQSMTPKSAGSEISSNNSPPEVTDVCSTPSSKSVSSSKLPTVMPVILSQATQETGNLDSVVVPEASSHQNSESTFNTQSRKQIKEGCTWFPQDISRGASATEEESDKKHDGGRLQRGHTSKPREAEEDRDGSVKNESDPADQREIQPFSNRQPTGRQSGCSITHNLNICEEIDLSVKNNSSTVASCNESESEGSMPDLEELEPLRPSEPPCVSAADDGLNRPKQSRSEKKARKAMSKLGLKPVHGVTRITIRKSKSILFVITRPDVFKSPMSDIYIIFGEAKIEDLSQQAHKAAAEKFKVPVSPSPLAPPVPPSLTIKEESEEEEEEVDDGGLEQRDIELVMAQANVSRAKAIRALKHNKNDIVNAIMELTM